A DNA window from Setaria viridis chromosome 2, Setaria_viridis_v4.0, whole genome shotgun sequence contains the following coding sequences:
- the LOC140222009 gene encoding uncharacterized protein, with translation MAPPPRMAAAQATSRSKGDSLLVTAVYSAADTSRVDVKLVDVASGAIVDQLDGQRTGHLAAAGGLICLVRTGGAAGVRVFNPATGAVTDIPAGTTTVEGSNQTSSAAYVFGQVPATGEYKVLRINTARGSHGEPKQSCEILTLRARGQSWRPAQGPPAAVNTTIPRQRAVAQGFAHFLTTSSDMGEYDGIASFDLAKETWRPSLLRGPLPSRSRNCCHSNLSLVELNGCPVFVHHDYLSCCIDMWLLTDLEKGNWLRIQSLPLGSILRGWGEPAKGQPAPLIPVSRLPREIFAQPLMVLDDGRIAFWVAVPNGSVRVYDPKARRCKEVVDMGRTCTVVGLCKGSQQLGCTK, from the coding sequence atggcgccaccgccgcgcatGGCCGCCGCGCAAGCCACCAGTCGCTCCAAGGGGGACTCCCTCCTCGTCACCGCCGTCTACAGCGCCGCCGACACCTCCCGCGTCGACGTCAAGCTCGTGGACGTGGCCTCCGGCGCCATCGTCGACCAGCTGGACGGACAGCGCACCGGCCacctcgccgcggccggcggcctcaTCTGCCTCGTGCgaaccggcggcgcggcgggcgtccGCGTGTTCAacccggccaccggcgccgtGACCGACATCCCCGCAGGCACCACGACGGTGGAAGGCAGTAACCAGACCTCGTCGGCGGCATACGTGTTTGGCCAGGTCCCCGCAACCGGAGAATACAAGGTTCTCCGGATCAACACAGCCCGCGGCAGCCATGGCGAGCCCAAGCAATCATGCGAGATCCTCACTCTCCGCGCCCGCGGACAGAGCTGGAGGCCGGCGCAGGGCCCTCCGGCGGCCGTGAACACGACGATCCCCCGGCAGAGGGCGGTCGCCCAAGGGTTCGCCCACTTCTTGACGACTTCTTCCGACATGGGCGAGTACGACGGCATCGCCTCGTTCGACCTGGCGAAAGAGACGTGGAGGCCGAGCCTCCTCCGAGGCCCGCTCCCCTCTAGAAGCCGCAACTGCTGCCACTCCAACCTGAGCCTGGTCGAGCTCAACGGCTGCCCCGTCTTCGTGCACCATGACTACCTCTCCTGCTGCATCGACATGTGGCTGCTAACGGACTTGGAGAAGGGGAACTGGTTGAGGATACAGTCTCTGCCTCTAGGATCGATCCTGCGCGGCTGGGGTGAGCCCGCCAAGGGCCAGCCGGCTCCATTGATACCGGTTTCACGGCTTCCACGAGAGATCTTTGCGCAGCCATTGATGGTGTTGGACGACGGGAGGATCGCCTTCTGGGTGGCAGTTCCGAATGGCTCGGTGAGGGTGTATGATCCGAAGGCGCGCAGATGCAAGGAGGTGGTGGATATGGGGAGAACTTGTACTGTTGTTGGGTTGTGCAAGGGGAGCCAACAGTTGGGGTGCACGAAGTAG